Within Planococcus citri chromosome 2, ihPlaCitr1.1, whole genome shotgun sequence, the genomic segment TGGcagattcgccagaagtcaccaattgagtttttgaattttttgtaggtgtatgcatgataaaaaaatcaccggAATGTTCTCAGAgcgtttggaaatttttctgcttttttggtTCTTAAATGAAGTAGGTAAAGTATGCATGTAGATGTACATTATCTGTTTTGTGAccgtgaaaattttgaccacccTGCTAAACTATAgtacaatttttgaccaattttatgaaattccaTCAGAATCTGATCAAATTACCTCAAATTATCAGCTGTAGGTATTGATTTggcttgattttattttatttttttttaatgttcccCATTCCATCGCACCTACTTTAGTACAATATAGACATCGCAATCCACTAGTAAATTTTAGCACCTCTCGAGTTTCGGCGGTGTTAAAAAAACCTCTTTGGAGTAAGCTCACACATATTTGCAAAGGTCAACGGGGTATTAGCAAGGTTTTCATTtaggaaattaaaaatcatttcgtaAGAGCAACTCACAACCGCTCACAAAAGAGCGATGAGAAAAAAGAGCGGCAGAGAGGCTTTATCGCGTATATGTTACATTGTATACGTATATGTACGTGTATAGTATAtacaaaacagcaaaaaataatCCTCCAAAATTGTCATTATCTTGACACAGTTAATACATTACCATACACGTTTAAGCCTTCAACGCGAGGATTtagagttttgttttttctctttctttttagaccgttaattaattttatcatttcactAAGGATTGGGAATTTAACGTGTATAAAACGAGGTTGTTGGctgagttcttttttttttcgcccctAAAAATTCACGAACCCAGGCAGCACGCTTTTTTTACGTATGATATATTTTCAACGAGCTTATGTACTATCTTCGTCTGGGTTTTCTCATTGTGTTTTCGCATCGAAGATAGTAAATCATCGCTGACGACGAgtagtatacctactcgtactttatGTGTATGTATACGCGAGAGTTTATTTAGCGACGAAGCTCGTTATGTACGCGATCCATTGTTGATTCAACGTCGACTCGACGTTGTGTGTGGCTGGGAATAagttggtggaaaatttttttgccatcttgaaaaatttaattaccttttaatatttttcttgcGGAATAAttcgtcctcgtcgtcgtcgtcgtcgaagcCGAATCGGGTACAGAGCGAGAAACGCGAGCGAGGCAGAGTTTTAAACGTAACGTCGACTCGTATATACCCATTTTATTCAGCAGACATCTTTTAAATTCCTAAGAGACCGcttatattatgaaaatatattATGCCTCGTTTAGCAACGTTTTGTGCCTGAAATACCAAAATCTGTTTTGTAATCCTTAAACGCAACGATGTAGATTTCGTTTTCTCATGACCCCCAGGGGCTGACCGACCGTACCGTGCTGTACGAGTACGTTTCGCAAAACGTTGCACTTTTGGGTTATCTTTTACGCGCGGAGCCAAGCGGAGCtcttttactcgtatatactgCTGTGGCAGTTTGTGTCATCTGCCTGCGCAATCTGTCCCCATGTAGCGTTAATACGATGATCAATTTAGAGATACGATTTTTTGCACGGGGCACTTTCCCTTAGAGATGTTATATTTTTCGACTTATACGTACGTACTTACGAGAGCAGGTGCCGTTACCTatcgtaccttacctactgaAATAACCGCAAACACGTCACGAAGTTCATCTTTAATATTTTCCCTATGTACCTACTGGCTTTTTCTGGACGTAGAAGTAAAACCTTTTACCTAAAAGCTTGACGTACGTACAGCAAGAATTCTCagactttttaatttcaacttttttcatcacttttcaagaCTACATAAATTATCTTGTTGACAGAAATAAGTCTGAATTTGAGAATGAAGCatttaaaaatgtattcatCAGGCTAGCTCCTCAACtttcaaatccaatttttttccaggtaATCAGCTGCAAATTTTCCGTGGTAGAGAGGAATGAAAGCTCGGATGAATTTCAAGTATGGGACATATTTTATGGTGACATTTGaatggaattcaaaatttgctatAACCTTTACAAGTCCGTGATTTGATtagtgattcgaatcattttttaaccTCTGATTCGTGATTCAGAATTCATAATAATGATCATGAGCCATGAATCACGTTTCACGTATCATTGTTTTTGCTACTTGTTCTCATTCAGTAGAcgacgttttttatttttgcaacgTTGTAAGTACTTATATATGttgaggtacctacttgttACCATTTCGTGCTTTACTAactttaaacaaaatttcaaacaactttcGTCAATTAATTTCATAAATAGACCGTTAGACCCATATCAATTGTTTGACAATATTCACATTTTTCACAGAGTATCATTCTATTGTTttaattctgagatttttaaaaaaattttcaagcattttcaattgatttaaatgcgatttttaataagttttaaCACTGTTTTATGCAATATTTTGGCtacattttgttcaattttgctgaaatttcatcagtttttggtaCTTATAATTAGAGAAGTAGGTAACCATAATTCACCAAAGGAGCCACcagacattcgaaaaaaattgctagaGGGTTATATGGACgttctagtgattttttcatcataaatttacctaaaaaaaagtcaaaaactcaattggtgacttctggtgactctGTCACCAAGCAGTCACCCAGATTctccaagaagtcaccagacattcaaaaaaattttcaaaggctctgatgacattctggtggtttttCCCCGAACAATTCGAgttaaaaatgacaataaacccatttggtgaattttggcgaatctgtcaccaagcaCCAAGcagtcaccaggattcatcAAGGAGTCActggacattcaaaaaaaaatttcaaagaccctgaggacattctcgtgattttttcaacgcctttgaaaattccttaaatgtttttgaaagtcaaaataCAATTCACTAAATTAAACAAAACAGTGCATGCAACTAATAGAATAGTGTGTGAAGTTTTTAGCTCATATTGTCATGCCAATCAATCcaccaataaaaatatttcattttatgattcTCTGTATGATTTCTACTCAacttatttatgattttttttcttttttgttgcaggtgagCATTTCTGCCTTTATACTTCTCAGTCTCTAGTTCTTCATAATTTAATACCCGTAAGTATATGATTTATAAAGCCTAATCACTCTCAACACGTACCTGTGGGTCATAATATTATACTTTGCTAAAATTGGAAACATTCAATTCATACTTTAAATTATTGCAGATTCGAACTTTATTCATACGTTTTTTTAGGTCATAAAAGTAGGGGAAAGTAAAGCTAGAGAATATTGTCTGGATAAATATTTAGTAACTGTCAAGTACCATTAGGCAAATTTTCGAGGTCACAAAAGAGGAATCTAATTAATCCCTTATCTTCACCAGTGTCCTCAAAATggatcaaaactcaaaaaaaaaaaattgaaaatgactggCACGTGATATGtctttatgcattttttaaatttgactttttaGAGCCCTCTCAGTTGTATATACTATAGTCATTTTAAATGAACCGAGGGATGAGGAGACACTGAAGgatcaaatctcaaaaataaaataccataaTTGAACACAGGTATTCAAATAGGTAAGAATCAacttttgattgaatttttccccAGAAATACCAGAATAGCTTTTGCGttactgaaatttgaatagaGTTCTTTTCAAAGTCCTAGTTTCttactataattttttcttgtttttcaataACTCTgtcaatcatgaaaaaaaagttatctacAATCCACCTTTGTTGTCATCCTAAGTAGTAAAACTTCATCGCTTCATGTCACAgctacttcaaaaaaatccaaatactCGAGAGAGATACTCAGCAGAGAAGCTACAGTCTCTTAATACGTACCAGTCCCTTTCCTGGGCACATTTTAGGTTCGCTATAATAATAATTTCCGAAGAATACCCCGAAGGTTCAAATTTTCCACCtcgatttaaaaaagaaaaaatactcgaaactCACGCAAGAAAGTTGTCAAAGTCGACGCTCTACCAATGACGACTGCGTTTTGTACACTCGTTATGCGTAGCATGAGATCGTTTATTCTTAATTGTCGCGAAAAGAAATTCAGCGAGGAATTTCTGCCAGGTACTTGACTCGAATAAAATAGATGATTGTAAAATTGCGTGTACCggtggtagttttttttctttcaacaaagCTACTTACTTAATACGATTAGTTTTTATtgctggtaaaaaaaagaaattccgATTAGgtacgtttctttttttctttcgaatgtCTAATTTGCATCGATCGAGATCATAAGCCTTGATACCATTTATGCCAATTGCTTGTACGAATGAATGATTTATTGTGGACGGATATTAGGCGAATGAATTACAGTGATCATTCTATTAGTTTGAGTGAGTGGTGTGGTAGGTATTATGTATCAGAGGTAGTCGAGAAGCAATTCTCTTGATCCTTGATTGATAAAACATACAAACGTACTATAAATTGGTGTATAAGTATGCATAGCTATTTACTTATGGCTTTATAACGACGACGATCGTATCGTTTATTATTTAGTAGCGTGTGAGCTTTGCATCAAGTGACAAATCTTACGCGacgtttttttccctttttggctgaaatatatgtacatacctaaCTTGCTACCTACGTTTAcctatacgacgacgacgatggtggtTGGTGTTTGAGATTTATCGCATGACAACGATACACAAGTTAAATTGTATATGTTGTATATACTAAATATAAACGCGTGTAAGCAGTACGTTGGCTTTTGGTTTAAATTTCTCCATCGTGTAGAAAATTATCGATTCAGAAACGGTAcgcgatacctacctatacatacgtAGATTATATACGAAGATAttatacctatataggtaccaaTAACGTTATAATGATAGGGAACATACCAAaccgcgaaaaaaaaactaaaaaatttaaacaaatagGTGTAAATTGTTCATATTTTCTGGCATTTGAATCATATTATAGCCTACGTATGATAAATAAAGAATTCACGGAATACGATGCCCGAAGTACGCGTAGGATATACCTACTGTATTTCTTGAACTGGCGAAATATTATTCACCATTTTGTGGCGTGAAGTTACTCGCCGTGGATGGCGGCGGCTTGAACATCGGAAATTTCACCGCGGCTACGTTAAAACCAAATAAATCACCTTGTTTTATTACAACGAACGGTGAATACAAATTACGCGTTTCACTTCACGCAATGATGATTTTCCAACCACGTGGTCTACTAGGCGTACAGCTATAGACGTTGTAATCGCGCCAACGCGaatattttgcagaaaaatacctacctatatactgGTGTCTATTGTGTGGTCGTCCACGAGCTAAACAATATCGCCAACTGTATAACTTCACGGATCAACCCATACGTTTAACTGTGTGTGGTTTGTACAGGATATACGTAGCCAGGGATGGATTGTACATTGTGTGCAGGCCTACGTGTTCGTCAACTTCTCAAAAAGCCCTAAACACAATGCACCAGCACCTACAGCTAGAGTGTTTCAAGATGAAAGTAAAACCTTCCGAAGAATTATGCAAcatttattgaatttgaatctACGTTGGTATGGTAGCTTTATATGTATCAATGCAGCAAGAagagcagaatttttttctccgacTTTCCGTTTTCTTCCCTTCCCACACTTTGGAGAGTCACTATGAAACAATGGTGGTTCCTTATTCGAATGAATTCATCCaggagaacttgaaaaaaatgggccAAATTATAAGACCCAGACCCAATGCAGGACTCATGGCACGAAATGGAACGAAATCCAGTTGTACTAATCCAAAAATATccaggattttttcaacatggatGATATGGTTTTTTGCGAAAGGGGAGGATGagctgttcaaaattttcaagatgctAATCCGCGTCACGgttttcaattcttcatttaTGTCAAACTTTTACAAACTTGCGATAAAATCTTGTCAATTTGCAATATTTATAGTATATCtgatttaaaattacaaaactatgtacctactcctaacttttttataaaattactgGGGATTTCTAAACTATTCGACGAGTTATCTACTTACTTGTAATGGGGATGTGCTAAATCATCAAATCGTTAAATCATACAAAGtgttcaaaatacgagtagaactCTCTGAACAATTACTGGTGCAAGATGGTTTCAAACAAATGAACCACTACTtggtagatttaaaaaaaattaaatttaggcccaaaaatgagaaaaaaaatcgaaatttcaccaaattgacctaaaaaaccgAATTTCCGACTCTACAATGCATCTACAAGATTTTGAGGTTTTGCAGACACATTTGCCATGTTCAAAGTTGACAACACGTTAcctcacaaaacaaaaaactattCCAAGTAGGAAACAAAAAGCTCAGCATGCATAGATGATAGATTTGGGATCTTGTCTTTTTCATCCACTTTGACATTAATTGTGCTACTTGGGAGaggttagaaaaaaatgatcaattttttttcaagtgaaccATTTAAAAGGCCAACGATTCTAGTGTAGGTATTCAGTAAAAAATGTTCATGTTGATAATCAACCGagcgataaaaattttttaaaagttgcaaATAATGAGTACAAAAtaatatggaccccctcaaaaaattgctaaaaatagtAGGacattgtgtgaaaattttttgtcattttgttgttatatttttgttaACTTAAATTTCTGTTGTTGGATTGTTGACGTTAAAAGCTAAAACACCGGACGTTGTTGAATAAACTTTTGCTGATAACGATGATATATTTAAACAAGTTTATAAACTTCGAATAGATGAAACAAACATTGATTTTTAGGTGTTTCAAAGTTGTTGCTGgaatgttgtattttttgactGCTAGCTTAAAACCACACCTCTTTGATTTCGTATCCCCAATAGCACGTGTCATTCTCTCTTCGTCCCAATTTTTCCACTTTGGAATTGTCTTGTCCTGTTTGTAAATGGAACTATTCTTGGCATTCTAAGAAACACTGAaacaaaattaagtaaaaaaaaaaatttaggggtccatatttatatgaaaaaaaattatgaaaattgatcaagtaaAGATGCATAAAAATATATTCTGAGAGTACATATTGGAAAGCTACTTCCTTCGCaaatcatcttttttcaaaggttcatttaaaattgcttatttttgtagaataaaaaaatcaaaacaatttcaattcgagataaaagtaaaacaacatgCAAAATAAACAACTGTTGATGACAGACACCCAAGTTAACATGGACCCGAAATTATTACCCTGATCATACCATTCCACTGTAGGTATTAGAAGGATTCAACTAAATAAATTCACAATTACTCACCAATTATCCAGTGCTAAACGTTTTTTTGCTCGAAGTTCTCGATTTGCAATCGCAGTTTTTTTAGCATCAGGTGGGCTTTTGTGTATAACAGATTTTGGTAAATATTGAGAAGGCACTGCAGATTTCTTCAGACGTTTAATTTTACCTTTTCCTTTCACTACAACAGTCAGTACATCAACTCGCAATCAGTTGGGTAGTAAAGAAACAGCAAAAATTTAAGGAGATCGATTCTTACCCGAAGGTTTGAAATCATCATCTTTGAAATGTTGTCCACAAACTACCgcatttttgacaactttttccaTCCGTAACAAATGAATCCATTGCTTTCTacgatcattttcatttttgcttgGCAATTTGTACAAACCGAAATTTGATCTAGAATAATATCGAAGATCAGTAATATGTAACTGTGCTGAAATTCATATACTCTGGCTGGTACTAAGTACATTAATATATTGAATTACTTACCTGTTCGTACAACCGTAAACTGAACACTGTACATGCGACTTGCATTTTTTCTTGTATGCTTTATTTGGAGAAAATGTCGCGTATTGATGTTCGTCCATCACGATAGAAGCACATTAAAATCATACAAATCTTAATAGTTtcaaaagaacgtaaaaaattttaattaatcattttcatttcttctcaATTCACCATTATCATTATATCAAATTTATCAGTATCAGTAGCTATATCCTAGAATGGGGCAATTCTCAACTACTCCACCAGAGTGCGTAtctataatttttagtacctatttaGTGTGACCGTAGCGCTGGCTGATTTTTCTAAACTGCGAGGGGTCCATATCTCCATATTTGTGTATGTACCTtcttacattattttcaaagtcTGTGTGTTCCAGTTCAGAACCATATTTTTGCCCAGCATgtcataaaataaaacatacctaattacctatctcTCGAagtattgtcattttttgaaaaaaaaaatcgaggttttTGGTTAATTTGGGGAAGTACTTGTAACCTGTGCAATATCTCAGTCACCTCACCTCCCTCCCATcacttgaaaagtttaaattcgAGTTTCTGAACCTTCATTGAATAGGTACGCTaggaggctcaaaatttttctgggaagTCTCTCACTCACAGTAACCTTCTCCGCCGAATTTGATCAAAGTTTATCTCGAATTACAGCTTTTCAGGTCAActtggcaaaattttaatttttttctcattttttgggccttttgattttcaaaaaaattcatcaaaaatcaaaaaatctaagTCAGTATACTTACGTGAAACTTTAGCTGTTGTGCTGTTGATATTTataattatgcatatttttatttGCTGTTTCGATCTAGTTTcgtccggttcaaaaatgttagtATTAGTTTGGGACACTTCCTTTGTTTGTAGCTTTTACTAAATTAACTGCAATTTTCGGTGAAGTAAAAGCCTAACACCCtgtaacttttgataaattactggtaatgttTGGTGAATTACCAGTAGTCTGGGTATAAATTCCAATACgcaacaaaatttttctcatggaAAAAATTCGGCACTCTAGCATCGGCTCATAAGCTACGccctataaaaaaaagtatattctGCACAAACAAGGCTCACACAGATGTGTTCCCTATAGTTGTATGTTCTCGTGCAGAAACGAAACTGTGGCGCGCATATGTGCAGCCCACTGTGCTCCTATTTATGTAATACTCCATTCGCTATAATATCTGAGGAAACGTCGTCGTatagttgaatttgattttaggTCAAGCGATGGAATAATTTAGCATTTGTTTTGATACTGCACAGTACTTTATATTACACCAACACCAGCCAATTTCCATACACAGActgatcaaatttaaaaacctaatttcaaaattttctttcacaaGGGATAATGTAATGGTAGCCTTACACTACACAGGGTATGAAAAGCGAAAGAAATTTCATCCTGGTGGAATTTCTATTCCGCTATATTGTTATCTAGATCGTTTATAAACGTGTCTGTGTATAATACTCTTACAGTGTGTGAAATTCGAGAAACTCTGTACGAGGAAAAACGCTTATTATGGTCACATCTActcgcacaaaaaaaaatacacgaacatACTATGTACCTAAATTCTTAGGTGTGCAATACGCCaacgattttgaatttattcgtatagtgcagaggagaaaaaaaaaacattccaaagGTGTTAAGGTGTTGCTTTTAAACGTTGACATGTTATCTGGCGCTTCTCTTTTAGCCGAAAAGGAAACACGATAGTAAAATTAAAGATCGAATTACACAAGAAAACATATTGCACTTAAGAGTGACCCGACAAGAGCGCTCAAGTTCAACCCTCCTAAATACGAAACTAAAGGATATTCTCGATACCACGACGACGATCACGAGAGGGTTTTAAACACCACCAACACACACATTATCGCCTGCTCTCGCTGCTGCATTACCAATTTACAGTCTGAACCAACACACTTTCGCCAAAATTCAAGAGATTTTCATCGCCAATGGCAAATAAAACGTTTTCTCGAAAAAGGGGGCGCCTATATatagttttcaatttgataAGAGGGCAATGAAAAGAAACGATTTGATTTAAAGTACGTGGTGCCTAATACATATATAGATATAGACGATTCGACTTGTTAGAATGTATTTTGATGGCATACTTaatctcataaaaaaaaaataagggggAATGGTATACTCACTCGGAGCGCTAAAAACGACGAATAACGCTCTCGCGTCTTTGTGGTTACCAATCTAAGAACATTAA encodes:
- the LOC135833792 gene encoding uncharacterized protein LOC135833792, producing MDEHQYATFSPNKAYKKKCKSHVQCSVYGCTNRSNFGLYKLPSKNENDRRKQWIHLLRMEKVVKNAVVCGQHFKDDDFKPSVKGKGKIKRLKKSAVPSQYLPKSVIHKSPPDAKKTAIANRELRAKKRLALDNCVS